One window of the Zea mays cultivar B73 chromosome 3, Zm-B73-REFERENCE-NAM-5.0, whole genome shotgun sequence genome contains the following:
- the LOC100383235 gene encoding uncharacterized protein LOC100383235: MSGAAGRECTGGGGSRSSSFSSVSNASPTEVEEEFLRYHTNPLLGGPTTEMRDDGGVTGGPSDQPPLTVKKKRSLPGTPDPSAEVIALSPRTLMATNRFVCEICHKGFQRDQNLQLHRRGHNLPWKLRQRGGPGGGADGGGPPRKRVYVCPEASCVHHNPARALGDLTGIKKHYCRKHGEKKWKCERCAKRYAVHSDWKAHAKVCGTREYKCDCGTVFSRRDSFVTHRAFCDALAQENNKLSQPMNMATVASALQGQAPHHHHHHHLALPSSSQAADDHDNAAGDDDNDGDDFAIDTKSPQLRMLPAMSDSAAADNNNNNNPLFLPPPSMAGCMLSSLQQGGAARPAPPPPASYFSGGGKAAGLYDPSASSPASMSATALLQKAAEMGATAGGYGAGAGFSTVGFGPMMAGPSVMGLFGPVKTPAALSLEVYDGMPLGPTQLVGLDVGRLLPGQHHLYGSSHGHGVGIGSMTRAIGSLMHGGGQQAEQHRRPDDDTRVVDYLGVDDQRTCFSGVSPFGPHIGPWA; encoded by the exons ATGTCGGGAGCTGCCGGTAGGGAGTgcaccggcggcggcggcagtcGTAGCAGCAGCTTCTCTTCTGTGAGCAACGCATCACCTACGGAGGTGGAGGAAGAGTTCCTGCGGTACCACACCAATCCGCTCCTCGGTGGCCCCACGACGGAGATGCGAGACGACGGCGGCGTCACCGGCGGCCCCTCGGATCAGCCGCCGCTGACTGTGAAGAAGAAGAGAAGCCTTCCCGGGACACCAG ACCCGAGCGCGGAGGTGATCGCGCTGTCGCCGCGGACGCTGATGGCGACGAACCGGTTCGTGTGCGAGATCTGCCACAAGGGCTTCCAGCGCGACCAGAACCTGCAGCTGCACCGGCGCGGGCACAACCTGCCGTGGAAGCTGCGGCAGCGCGGCGGGCCCGGAGGAGGCGCGGACGGCGGCGGGCCGCCGAGGAAGCGGGTGTACGTGTGCCCGGAGGCGTCGTGCGTGCACCACAACCCGGCGCGCGCGCTGGGGGACCTCACGGGGATCAAGAAGCACTACTGCCGGAAGCACGGGGAGAAGAAGTGGAAGTGCGAGCGCTGCGCCAAGCGCTACGCCGTGCACTCCGACTGGAAGGCGCACGCCAAGGTCTGCGGCACCCGCGAGTACAAGTGCGACTGCGGCACCGTCTTCTCCAG GCGAGACAGCTTCGTGACGCACAGGGCATTCTGCGACGCCCTAGCCCAGGAGAACAACAAGCTATCCCAGCCCATGAACATGGCGACGGTGGCCTCAGCCCTCCAGGGGCAAGctccccaccaccaccaccatcaccaCCTGGCGCTACCATCGTCGTCCCAGGcggccgacgaccacgacaatgcAGCCGGCGATGACGACAACGACGGCGACGACTTCGCCATCGACACTAAGAGCCCGCAGCTGAGGATGCTCCCCGCCATGTCCGACTCCGCCGCCgccgacaacaacaacaacaataacCCGCTATTCCTGCCGCCGCCAAGCATGGCCGGGTGCATGCTCTCCAGCCTGCAGCAGGGCGGCGCCGCGAGGCCCGCCCCGCCGCCGCCTGCATCCTACTTCAGCGGCGGCGGCAAGGCAGCAGGCCTCTACGACCCCAGCGCGTCCTCCCCGGCGAGCATGTCGGCCACGGCGCTGCTGCAAAAGGCCGCGGAGATGGGCGCCACCGCCGGCGGGTACGGCGCGGGCGCGGGCTTCTCCACCGTCGGATTCGGGCCCATGATGGCTGGGCCTAGCGTCATGGGCCTTTTTGGGCCTGTGAAGACTCCTGCGGCGCTCTCGCTCGAGGTGTACGATGGGATGCCGTTGGGCCCGACACAGCTGGTGGGCCTCGACGTGGGCAGGCTCTTGCCGGGCCAGCACCACCTCTACGGCAGCAGCCATGGCCATGGGGTCGGCATCGGCTCCATGACCAGGGCCATCGGGTCGCTGATGCACGGCGGCGGCCAGCAGGCGGAGCAGCACCGGCGGCCGGACGACGACACCCGCGTCGTGGATTACCTCGGCGTCGACGACCAGCGGACCTGTTTCAGCGGTGTGAGCCCCTTTGGGCCTCACATAGGCCCATGGGCTTAG